One Brevibacillus choshinensis genomic window carries:
- a CDS encoding response regulator produces the protein MTETKQQENEKIRVVLVDDQTMIRQGLGYVIQMQPDMEVIGEASDGEEAVKLVGELTPDVILMDVQMPNKSGIDATREIMLHHPTLKVLILTTFDNHNYVVDGIRAGAVGYMLKDADSQEMLDLIRRAYQGEALFHTVTAAKALAEVLQSQRAIPESPQSASVLLDDLTDRELDVLQQIAYGYRNDQIAQNLFISEGTVKTHVHRILQKMGVEDRTQAVAMALRLQLVK, from the coding sequence ATGACAGAAACGAAACAGCAAGAGAATGAGAAAATCCGTGTGGTTTTAGTAGATGACCAGACGATGATACGTCAGGGACTAGGATACGTCATCCAAATGCAACCGGATATGGAAGTGATCGGAGAAGCCTCAGACGGGGAGGAAGCGGTAAAGCTCGTTGGGGAACTGACACCTGACGTCATCTTGATGGATGTGCAGATGCCAAACAAATCCGGAATAGATGCGACGAGGGAGATCATGCTCCATCACCCCACCTTGAAAGTGCTCATCCTGACGACGTTTGATAACCATAACTATGTCGTAGATGGCATTCGCGCGGGAGCAGTCGGCTATATGCTCAAAGATGCTGATTCGCAGGAGATGCTCGACCTCATTCGTCGCGCTTACCAAGGGGAAGCGTTGTTTCACACCGTAACTGCTGCCAAGGCTTTGGCGGAAGTGCTGCAATCACAGCGCGCCATACCCGAAAGCCCCCAATCCGCCTCCGTTCTCCTGGATGACTTGACGGATCGCGAGCTCGATGTCCTACAGCAAATCGCGTATGGCTACCGCAATGACCAAATTGCCCAAAACTTGTTCATCTCAGAAGGTACGGTAAAGACCCACGTCCACCGCATCCTGCAAAAAATGGGAGTTGAAGACCGGACACAAGCCGTCGCCATGGCGCTTCGCCTGCAGCTGGTCAAATAA
- a CDS encoding sensor histidine kinase produces MSLKAIQKRLLIIWFSVLIILSLIPNSFMRETPLQFFTTMVLFFLYIVLFWASKKNWKPFQIELVTILLGSLSLLKSVFVGGEGFGMMLPLAVFIGFHIEGKRSLAYATFFGVCTTLSMYFEEILPIQHIIPFILTYMGCYIGARGYRIQNTAYQMNQQHLEELQKAHSELQEAHDQLQEAALHTMQVAVLEERTRIARDIHDALGHSLTSLIVQLQAVKYMLQDGPPLAQEAVRNMLGVAKQSLEEIRSSVHTLAMDKTSLGLSPLRALLSQAEKHTGVKMELVSDDLDITLSQEATITFYRILQEAVTNSLRHSDAKKIEVALEHRGNTIFFSIRDDGSITKEKAVKPGFGLNGISERLQKLNGRLRYFVRDPHGFQIDVEIPLTPFTQEGSMRR; encoded by the coding sequence ATGAGTCTAAAAGCCATTCAAAAACGGCTGTTAATCATTTGGTTTTCCGTTCTAATCATTCTGTCGTTGATACCGAATTCATTCATGCGGGAAACTCCCCTGCAGTTTTTCACTACTATGGTACTATTCTTTTTATATATCGTCTTGTTCTGGGCGTCTAAAAAGAATTGGAAGCCCTTCCAGATTGAGCTAGTTACGATTCTGCTTGGATCGCTTTCCTTATTGAAGAGTGTGTTTGTTGGCGGGGAAGGCTTTGGAATGATGCTGCCCTTGGCCGTATTCATCGGATTTCACATTGAGGGGAAGCGCTCGCTCGCCTATGCGACCTTTTTTGGCGTCTGTACCACGCTTTCCATGTACTTCGAGGAAATTCTGCCCATTCAGCACATCATCCCGTTCATCTTGACTTATATGGGGTGCTACATCGGGGCACGAGGCTACCGCATTCAAAACACCGCTTATCAAATGAACCAGCAGCATCTCGAAGAACTGCAAAAAGCCCATTCTGAGCTGCAGGAAGCGCATGACCAGCTCCAGGAAGCCGCTCTCCACACCATGCAGGTAGCGGTATTGGAGGAACGTACGCGCATTGCCCGGGATATCCACGATGCGCTCGGCCACAGCCTGACATCGCTCATCGTACAGCTGCAGGCTGTGAAATACATGCTTCAGGATGGGCCGCCTCTCGCCCAGGAAGCCGTACGGAATATGCTCGGAGTCGCAAAGCAAAGTCTCGAAGAAATTCGCTCCTCCGTTCATACCTTGGCCATGGATAAAACCTCGCTGGGCCTGAGCCCGCTGCGTGCCCTGCTGTCCCAGGCGGAGAAGCATACAGGGGTCAAAATGGAGCTCGTCAGTGACGATCTCGACATTACGTTGTCTCAAGAAGCGACGATCACGTTTTACCGGATTTTACAGGAAGCCGTGACAAACTCGTTGCGACATTCCGACGCCAAAAAAATCGAAGTAGCATTGGAACACCGCGGGAACACCATCTTTTTCTCCATTCGCGATGACGGGAGCATTACAAAAGAAAAAGCAGTCAAGCCTGGCTTTGGATTAAACGGTATTTCGGAACGACTGCAAAAACTGAACGGACGCCTTCGCTATTTTGTGCGGGATCCACACGGCTTTCAGATTGATGTGGAAATCCCCTTGACACCATTCACACAGGAAGGGAGCATGAGGAGATGA
- a CDS encoding antibiotic biosynthesis monooxygenase family protein — translation MYVSMNRLQVPADYQSQLERAFGGGGERMKEVPGFLEFLFLAPTEGDEYIVFTKWATEEDFKNWTQSEAFKRAHAGSNPNSPVKSDLRNYIVKSHS, via the coding sequence ATGTACGTATCCATGAACAGACTGCAGGTACCGGCTGATTACCAATCCCAATTGGAACGAGCTTTCGGTGGTGGCGGTGAACGAATGAAAGAGGTTCCTGGATTTCTTGAGTTCCTTTTTCTGGCCCCTACGGAGGGGGATGAGTACATCGTCTTCACAAAATGGGCGACTGAGGAAGATTTCAAAAATTGGACACAGAGCGAAGCATTCAAACGTGCGCACGCTGGCAGTAACCCAAATAGTCCCGTCAAATCAGACCTGCGCAACTACATCGTCAAATCTCATTCGTAA
- a CDS encoding two-component system sensor histidine kinase NtrB: MKNRIRTYLTHLAPVLAAEMLSFLSNGHQGIASKPGECTHPKSWLVQLIARLAETVETEDYRELEKHVGEFASTCAEQGMSLLFAVERLRVCRDKVLEYLNRDSDTLVLTTEDRVVYYQIQLQLYQVVDRVVAFLLEKEKADPEQKEGAIQPNAQGDLFSEVAEQELVQLVLQSSDIAVLMIDRHLKIIEANYALARLFRVDREKILGTNIDESFCPHESERFVQWVIERGQSGHYVAEYNSQWTTVSTSPIYHAGEVWGAIAVLRNLTDSKRYEEELTKREALAAVGQLAAGMAHEIRNPLTSIKGFIQLLREQGEPNRSESYFSVILTEIERIDGLLNDVLVLARYRDDKIVTEHFPVMEEIYGVIRLLEPEANRRGIKLEQQIADGDWYIMGYRSRIKQAFLNILKNAFEALVNRGSLVSITVFASIHQLVITVEDDGEGLSRDTLQNLFVPFFTTKQEGTGLGLSTTQRIINDHGGEIFADNSPRLGGARFEIRLPLTT; encoded by the coding sequence TTGAAAAATCGAATACGCACTTATCTTACTCATCTGGCCCCTGTATTGGCGGCCGAAATGCTTTCATTTCTTTCCAATGGACACCAAGGTATTGCCTCAAAACCAGGGGAGTGTACACATCCCAAATCTTGGCTGGTGCAATTGATTGCAAGACTGGCAGAGACGGTAGAGACAGAAGATTATCGGGAGTTGGAAAAGCATGTAGGAGAGTTTGCGAGCACGTGTGCGGAACAGGGCATGTCCTTGCTCTTCGCGGTGGAGCGTTTGCGAGTGTGCCGAGACAAAGTGCTGGAGTACTTGAATCGAGACTCGGATACGCTGGTACTGACTACCGAAGATCGTGTGGTGTATTATCAAATCCAGCTGCAGCTGTACCAAGTAGTCGATCGGGTAGTGGCTTTTTTACTGGAAAAGGAAAAAGCAGATCCAGAACAAAAAGAGGGAGCGATCCAGCCGAATGCCCAGGGGGATCTTTTCTCAGAGGTAGCAGAGCAAGAGCTCGTTCAGCTCGTTCTTCAATCCAGTGACATCGCTGTCCTGATGATTGACCGTCATTTGAAAATCATCGAGGCAAACTATGCGCTGGCAAGGTTGTTTCGAGTCGATCGGGAGAAAATTTTGGGGACGAACATTGACGAAAGCTTTTGCCCGCATGAAAGTGAGCGTTTCGTCCAATGGGTCATTGAACGCGGCCAGTCCGGTCATTATGTCGCCGAATACAACTCGCAATGGACGACGGTCAGCACGAGCCCGATTTATCATGCGGGTGAGGTGTGGGGTGCGATAGCTGTGCTGCGGAACTTGACGGATAGCAAGCGTTATGAGGAAGAGTTGACGAAAAGGGAAGCATTGGCGGCAGTCGGTCAACTGGCCGCGGGGATGGCGCATGAAATTCGGAATCCGCTTACATCGATCAAAGGGTTCATTCAGCTGCTGAGAGAGCAAGGCGAGCCCAATCGTAGCGAGTCCTATTTTTCCGTCATTTTGACAGAAATCGAACGTATTGACGGCTTGCTCAATGACGTTCTTGTCCTAGCGAGATACAGAGACGACAAGATTGTGACAGAGCATTTCCCTGTCATGGAGGAAATCTACGGAGTGATCCGTTTGCTGGAGCCTGAGGCGAACAGAAGGGGCATCAAGCTGGAGCAGCAGATAGCAGATGGAGATTGGTACATAATGGGATATCGGTCCCGAATCAAGCAGGCTTTTCTGAACATCCTGAAAAATGCCTTCGAGGCACTGGTCAATCGCGGCTCGTTGGTGTCCATCACCGTATTTGCCTCCATCCATCAGCTCGTCATCACGGTAGAAGACGATGGGGAGGGGCTCTCTCGGGATACCCTGCAGAATTTGTTTGTTCCTTTCTTCACAACCAAGCAGGAGGGAACGGGTTTGGGATTGTCCACGACTCAGCGGATCATCAACGACCATGGCGGAGAAATCTTTGCAGACAATTCGCCGAGGCTGGGGGGCGCTCGCTTCGAGATCCGGCTGCCATTGACAACATAA
- a CDS encoding MarR family winged helix-turn-helix transcriptional regulator: protein MKELIQLAKLLREASALFSSISKKELDTGDVTWQQVLILEQIEKGPKTMGDISKAVDLSYSTTSGLINRLEQENLVRRFRDKSDRRIVWVSMTDRVFEQDGVEREDPHAISSLHALQDLFTKGKKLTS, encoded by the coding sequence ATGAAAGAACTGATTCAGCTGGCAAAGCTTCTGCGGGAAGCGAGTGCCTTGTTTTCGTCGATTTCGAAAAAGGAACTGGACACCGGGGATGTTACGTGGCAGCAGGTTCTGATCCTGGAGCAAATCGAAAAGGGTCCAAAGACGATGGGAGACATAAGTAAGGCTGTCGATCTTTCATACAGTACGACTTCGGGCCTAATCAACAGACTCGAACAGGAAAATCTGGTGAGGAGGTTCCGAGATAAGAGTGACCGCCGCATTGTGTGGGTCTCTATGACCGATCGAGTTTTTGAACAGGATGGGGTGGAGCGGGAAGATCCTCACGCAATCTCATCTCTTCATGCCCTGCAAGATTTATTTACAAAAGGTAAGAAACTGACTAGCTGA